A DNA window from Linepithema humile isolate Giens D197 chromosome 6, Lhum_UNIL_v1.0, whole genome shotgun sequence contains the following coding sequences:
- the LOC105672722 gene encoding very long chain fatty acid elongase AAEL008004-like: MASLLQHLVNNYTEVLQNFKDPIMDTWPLMGSPYPILCILVTYLIFAIKGPKIMEQRPAFQLNTAMIFYNGFQVVLSIWLTFLLLDLNIRLFSFHGCNDVHRLPSSQRKYIRTALSRSVWWYFFAKVTEFLDTVFMVLRKKQYQLTFLHVYHHSVTVLISWCFLNLLPGEQGALIAFLNSAVHIIMYSYYFIAALGSKYKKYIWWKKYMTCIQLLHFGMLCFYLIATLVLDCRMTKALTYFFLIVFFIFIYLFSNFFQKAYKTKMA, from the exons ATCCGATAATGGACACGTGGCCTCTAATGGGATCTCCATATCCTATATTGTGCATTCTTgtgacatatttaatatttgcaataaaaggACCAAAAATAATGGAACAAAGACCTGCTTTCCAACTTAATACAGCtatgattttttataatggaTTTCAAGTAGTTCTTAGTATCTGGTTAACATTTTTG CTTTTAGATCTTAATattcgattattttcttttcacggATGTAATGATGTCCACCGTTTACCTTCGTCACAAAGAAAATACATACGGACAGCG CTGTCACGAAGTGTGTGGTGGTATTTCTTTGCAAAAGTCACCGAGTTTCTAGATACG GTATTTATGGTGTTGAGAAAGAAACAATATCAACTAACTTTCCTTCACGTTTATCACCACTCAGTAACGGTCCTTATTTCGTGGTGCTTCTTGAATTTGCTGCCTGGTGAGCAAGGTGCCCTAATAGCTTTTTTGAATTCCGCCGTTCACATTATTATGTACAGTTATTATTTCATCGCCGCGCTTGGttccaaatataaaaagtacatCTGGTGGAAGAAATATATGACCTGTATTCAGCTG TTGCACTTTGGAATGCTATGTTTCTATCTAATCGCAACGTTGGTTCTGGACTGCCGAATGACAAAGGCTCTAACGTATTTCTtcttaatagtttttttcatatttatctaCCTATTTagcaatttctttcaaaaggCCTATAAGACAAAAATGGcttaa